In Leptospira selangorensis, the following are encoded in one genomic region:
- a CDS encoding UvrD-helicase domain-containing protein: MNLSQFSEAQQEIILDRSRFLQVIAAAGSGKTSTLVGVVQNELSQGTSGEEILVLSFTRKAAGEIRERIKKKTNIDSVRVHTFHAFCLRALITWHPDFKNRRPSILTTSEKNLFFREWFRKESDIIGGIPYELLIGDSTLPSNFPQTWKSPLLEDYKNFKRKEGKLDLDDLVTLFLDSLENGEAWTEIPKKSLKRILVDEFQDTDPEQLKFLKFLSEQSKILVVGDDSQGIYSFRKSDITIFLNFPEMFQPCTRKFLNTNYRSLPKIVDTSSIPISKNKNKIEKKVIAYRKGKAIVSRIKIDKIPELFTYLGELYKRSGGELKILCRSNHRIREYLRAGVPPELLLTIHSSKGLEFHTVIVDLADGWNLRKDSPEQIREEEHRVLYVGLSRAKDCLIILGKKTGSGRETSEDLFFSYFKKDVPIFKS, from the coding sequence ATGAACCTTTCCCAATTCAGCGAAGCCCAACAAGAGATCATACTAGATCGCTCCAGATTTTTACAAGTAATCGCCGCAGCAGGTTCCGGAAAGACCAGCACCTTAGTAGGAGTTGTTCAAAACGAACTTTCTCAAGGTACAAGCGGAGAAGAAATACTAGTCCTAAGTTTCACCCGAAAAGCAGCAGGAGAGATCAGAGAAAGAATTAAAAAGAAAACTAATATAGATTCGGTAAGAGTTCACACATTCCATGCATTTTGTCTGAGAGCATTGATCACCTGGCATCCTGATTTTAAGAATAGAAGACCTTCTATCCTAACTACTTCCGAAAAGAACCTATTTTTTAGAGAATGGTTTCGTAAAGAATCGGATATCATCGGCGGAATTCCCTATGAACTTCTGATTGGAGATTCCACATTACCTTCTAACTTTCCTCAAACTTGGAAAAGCCCTTTATTAGAAGATTACAAAAACTTCAAACGAAAAGAAGGAAAACTGGATCTGGACGATTTAGTTACTTTGTTCTTAGATTCTTTGGAAAATGGAGAAGCTTGGACGGAAATCCCGAAAAAAAGTCTAAAAAGGATCTTGGTGGACGAATTCCAAGATACGGATCCGGAACAGCTTAAATTCCTGAAATTTCTTTCGGAGCAGTCAAAAATTTTGGTAGTTGGAGATGATAGCCAAGGCATTTATTCATTTCGAAAATCTGATATAACGATCTTTTTGAATTTTCCTGAAATGTTCCAGCCTTGCACTCGAAAATTCCTGAACACGAATTATAGATCTCTACCAAAGATCGTGGATACTTCTTCCATACCTATCTCCAAAAATAAGAACAAAATTGAAAAAAAGGTAATCGCATATCGTAAAGGAAAAGCGATCGTTTCCAGGATTAAAATAGATAAGATCCCGGAACTATTCACTTATTTGGGAGAATTGTATAAGCGAAGTGGAGGCGAATTAAAAATATTATGCCGTTCCAATCACAGGATCAGAGAATATTTGCGTGCGGGAGTTCCGCCGGAGTTATTACTTACAATCCATTCTTCCAAAGGTTTAGAATTTCATACTGTAATTGTGGACTTGGCCGATGGCTGGAATCTCCGAAAAGATTCTCCGGAACAAATCAGGGAAGAGGAACATAGAGTTCTATATGTCGGACTTTCCAGAGCTAAGGATTGTCTCATTATCTTAGGTAAAAAGACAGGTTCAGGCCGAGAAACCTCTGAAGACTTATTTTTCTCTTATTTTAAGAAAGATGTACCAATCTTTAAATCTTGA
- a CDS encoding fatty acid desaturase: MKKNTELKETLGSVREIISDSSFDNPTYLGIAYFIRDLFFFSVTMFLLWNVETWYYLPFLWVFAGLSIASLFIIGHDACHGALFKSERLAYWIGQIAMLPSLHAYNQWGYGHNRVHHGHTIKIKGDFVWHPVTPEQYKNFGIFRKAFHRLSWSALGGGIYYLVEIWLKGMVLFTAPMKEALRDKLLMLIFAFGSAGAVFYFGGNTPSGFDLGLGAWFFLKVWLLPFISWNYFIGVTVYVHHIRPEVPWKEADDWTSFYGQMRGTVNYHVPKFLNFFMHNIFIHSPHHVHMKIPFYKLGQALEEIKVYYGAYVVERKSVWKDYIESTSKCKLMDPDTKRWMTYSEAFNDEDESEPELEAAT, encoded by the coding sequence ATGAAAAAGAATACAGAACTGAAAGAAACACTTGGAAGCGTAAGGGAGATTATTTCCGATAGCAGCTTCGATAATCCTACTTATCTGGGGATTGCTTATTTTATCCGGGATCTATTTTTTTTCTCGGTCACTATGTTCCTGCTTTGGAATGTTGAAACTTGGTATTATCTTCCATTTCTTTGGGTATTTGCAGGTTTAAGTATCGCTTCTCTTTTTATAATCGGGCATGATGCATGTCACGGAGCACTATTTAAAAGCGAAAGGCTCGCCTATTGGATAGGACAGATCGCAATGCTTCCTTCATTGCATGCTTATAACCAATGGGGTTACGGACATAATAGGGTCCATCACGGTCATACAATCAAGATAAAAGGTGATTTCGTATGGCATCCGGTAACTCCGGAACAATATAAAAATTTTGGAATATTCAGAAAGGCTTTCCATAGACTTTCCTGGTCCGCATTAGGAGGAGGGATCTATTATCTGGTAGAGATCTGGTTAAAAGGAATGGTTCTTTTTACAGCTCCGATGAAAGAAGCTCTCAGAGATAAATTACTTATGCTTATATTTGCATTCGGTTCTGCCGGTGCTGTTTTTTATTTCGGAGGAAATACTCCATCCGGATTTGATCTAGGATTAGGAGCATGGTTCTTTCTAAAAGTATGGCTTCTTCCTTTTATATCTTGGAACTATTTTATCGGAGTTACCGTATATGTGCATCATATTCGTCCGGAAGTTCCTTGGAAAGAAGCAGATGATTGGACCTCTTTTTACGGACAAATGAGAGGGACCGTAAATTATCATGTGCCTAAATTCCTAAACTTTTTCATGCATAATATTTTCATACATTCTCCTCATCATGTTCATATGAAAATTCCTTTCTATAAACTTGGCCAAGCTTTGGAAGAGATCAAAGTGTATTATGGAGCTTATGTGGTAGAAAGAAAATCCGTTTGGAAAGACTATATCGAATCCACATCCAAATGTAAACTTATGGATCCGGACACTAAAAGATGGATGACCTATTCAGAAGCATTCAACGATGAGGATGAGTCGGAGCCTGAGTTGGAAGCAGCCACCTAA
- a CDS encoding ArsR/SmtB family transcription factor, producing MDADNVFKALGDPTRRKLLDLLYEKNGQTLGQLCEHLDMTRQSTTQHIGILEAANLISTVWRGREKLHFINPVPLHEVYERWVRKFEHQRLSLLHDLKKELEGENNE from the coding sequence ATGGATGCTGATAATGTTTTCAAGGCGCTGGGAGACCCGACACGAAGAAAGCTGCTGGATCTTCTATACGAGAAGAACGGCCAAACCTTGGGTCAACTTTGTGAGCACCTTGACATGACTCGGCAATCTACCACTCAGCATATCGGGATCCTTGAGGCGGCCAATCTGATCAGCACTGTTTGGCGGGGCAGGGAGAAATTACATTTCATCAATCCCGTGCCACTGCATGAGGTGTATGAACGGTGGGTGCGAAAATTCGAACACCAGCGACTTAGTTTGCTGCATGACCTTAAGAAGGAACTTGAAGGAGAGAATAATGAGTAA
- a CDS encoding GFA family protein, translated as MTKPYTGGCACGAIRYTTKHEPIFQNHCQCRDCQLRSGTGHGSYLTFPARTEMAITGEATHWEVAGDSGNIKIHSFCPRCGTPVYLRFAAMPDMIAVHAGSLDEPGRFAPHVLTYKIRGLAWDPIDPSLTAFEKMPTG; from the coding sequence ATGACCAAACCTTATACCGGCGGATGTGCTTGCGGCGCAATCCGCTACACAACCAAACACGAACCAATCTTTCAAAACCATTGTCAGTGTAGAGACTGCCAACTTAGAAGTGGGACTGGACATGGATCTTACCTTACTTTTCCTGCAAGAACCGAGATGGCAATTACAGGGGAAGCAACTCATTGGGAAGTTGCGGGTGATAGCGGGAATATAAAGATCCACTCCTTCTGCCCAAGATGTGGAACGCCGGTTTATCTTCGCTTTGCTGCAATGCCGGACATGATCGCGGTTCATGCGGGAAGTTTGGATGAGCCTGGCCGGTTTGCACCTCATGTGCTTACTTACAAAATTCGCGGGTTAGCTTGGGATCCGATTGATCCTTCGTTAACAGCATTTGAGAAAATGCCGACTGGTTAA
- a CDS encoding dihydrofolate reductase family protein, which produces MRKLIMWNVITLDGYFEGETNWDLSFHGLVWGEELEEFSLTQLKSADMLIFGATTYKGMADYWIKAEEEKTEGEITKFMNGIQKVVCSSTLKTADWNNTTIVRNAAVEIPKLKEQGNGDMFVFGSGNLSGSLLKAELFDEIRLCIAPTFLGKGKLLFDPGIPNKKLKLLESRALTTGGILVRYAPD; this is translated from the coding sequence ATGAGAAAACTAATAATGTGGAATGTAATCACACTGGATGGATATTTCGAAGGTGAAACAAACTGGGATTTGAGTTTTCATGGACTCGTTTGGGGCGAAGAGCTTGAGGAGTTCAGTCTTACTCAGTTAAAATCGGCTGACATGCTTATCTTCGGCGCAACTACATACAAAGGAATGGCAGATTATTGGATTAAGGCGGAAGAAGAAAAGACGGAAGGAGAAATCACCAAATTTATGAATGGGATCCAAAAGGTTGTCTGCTCATCGACTCTCAAAACTGCCGACTGGAATAATACTACAATCGTAAGAAATGCTGCAGTCGAAATTCCTAAATTAAAAGAGCAAGGCAACGGGGATATGTTTGTATTCGGAAGTGGCAACTTATCAGGATCCTTATTGAAAGCTGAGTTATTCGATGAGATCCGTCTATGCATTGCGCCTACATTCTTAGGAAAGGGAAAACTTTTGTTCGATCCGGGAATTCCTAATAAAAAACTCAAATTACTTGAATCTCGTGCCCTTACTACAGGCGGCATCCTTGTTCGGTATGCTCCGGACTAA
- a CDS encoding YciI family protein produces the protein MKFFLIELEYLVPLEKLDQAVPAHREFLQTLYDVGTFLLSGPKEPRNGGMIIAKSVSLEKISELMKEDPFAKLGYANYKYTEFHPVKHQTFIKDWVEG, from the coding sequence ATGAAATTTTTCCTGATCGAATTAGAATATTTAGTACCACTCGAAAAATTAGACCAAGCGGTCCCTGCTCATAGAGAGTTTTTACAAACCCTATATGATGTTGGGACCTTTCTTCTTTCCGGACCGAAAGAACCTAGAAATGGCGGAATGATCATCGCAAAATCTGTTTCTCTAGAAAAGATCAGCGAGTTAATGAAAGAAGACCCGTTTGCAAAACTAGGTTACGCAAATTATAAATACACGGAATTCCATCCGGTAAAACACCAGACGTTCATAAAGGATTGGGTAGAAGGTTAA
- a CDS encoding DUF2200 domain-containing protein has protein sequence MENSKVFAMSFSKVYPLYIQKAERKGRTKAEVDKIIYWLTGYDSKSFQKQLKNEVNFEEFFDQAPHLNDNVSLIKGVVCGIRVEDVEDKLMQKIRYLDKLVDELAKGKAMEKILRGSV, from the coding sequence ATGGAAAATTCAAAAGTATTCGCTATGTCTTTCTCAAAGGTTTATCCTCTATACATACAAAAGGCGGAACGGAAAGGAAGAACCAAAGCAGAAGTAGATAAGATCATCTATTGGCTCACCGGATATGATTCTAAAAGTTTTCAAAAACAACTTAAGAATGAAGTGAATTTCGAAGAATTTTTCGATCAAGCTCCTCATCTCAACGATAATGTTTCGCTGATCAAAGGAGTGGTCTGCGGTATTCGTGTAGAAGATGTAGAAGATAAACTTATGCAGAAGATTCGTTATCTTGATAAGTTGGTAGATGAATTGGCCAAAGGAAAGGCCATGGAGAAAATATTACGTGGATCTGTTTAG
- a CDS encoding DedA family protein: METIKYLLDFFLHLENHLDALIVAYGTWIYLILFLIIFCETGLVVTPILPGDSLLFALGAFAARGSLDLSTLLVLLIIAAILGDTVNYAIGHLAGEKILAKEKVPFLNKKHLEKAHQFYEEYGGKTIIIARFIPIVRTFAPFVAGIGSMTYTKFILYNIVGGVVWIAIFLFGGYKFGNLEFVQRNFKIVILAIIIISVMPAVIEYIREMRKSKASGK; this comes from the coding sequence TTGGAAACTATCAAATATCTTTTAGACTTCTTTTTGCATCTTGAAAACCATTTGGATGCATTGATCGTTGCTTATGGCACTTGGATCTATCTGATCCTATTCTTGATCATCTTTTGTGAAACCGGTCTTGTTGTAACTCCTATACTTCCTGGAGATAGCCTGCTCTTTGCTTTAGGTGCATTTGCAGCCAGAGGAAGTTTGGATCTTTCTACCTTGCTTGTACTTCTCATTATTGCTGCGATCTTAGGTGACACAGTCAATTATGCGATCGGTCATTTGGCAGGAGAGAAAATTCTCGCAAAGGAGAAGGTTCCTTTCCTAAATAAAAAACATTTGGAAAAGGCTCACCAATTCTACGAAGAATACGGTGGAAAAACTATTATCATCGCAAGATTTATCCCTATCGTTAGGACATTCGCTCCTTTCGTAGCAGGGATCGGAAGTATGACTTATACTAAATTCATTTTGTATAATATAGTCGGCGGAGTGGTTTGGATCGCTATTTTCTTATTTGGCGGTTATAAGTTCGGGAACCTGGAATTCGTTCAAAGGAACTTTAAGATCGTAATTCTCGCGATCATTATCATTTCAGTAATGCCTGCGGTAATAGAATACATCAGAGAAATGAGAAAGTCTAAAGCTTCGGGGAAATAA
- a CDS encoding ArsR/SmtB family transcription factor translates to MQNLDSTFAALADSTRRAILMRLAKQDLTVMELAKPFKMSQPAISRHLKVLEEAGLISTTIRAQERPRRLETAPLKKATDWIEKYRQIWEKRYQSLDGLLEELKTMQTIGDE, encoded by the coding sequence ATGCAAAACCTCGATTCTACCTTTGCCGCGCTTGCTGACTCAACTCGTAGAGCGATACTCATGCGTCTCGCAAAACAGGATTTAACAGTTATGGAGCTCGCTAAACCCTTCAAAATGAGCCAGCCGGCTATTTCGCGGCATCTCAAAGTTTTGGAGGAAGCGGGTCTTATTTCGACCACTATCCGTGCGCAGGAGCGCCCACGCAGATTGGAAACTGCTCCTCTCAAAAAAGCTACGGATTGGATTGAGAAATACCGCCAGATATGGGAGAAGCGCTATCAATCGCTCGATGGGCTACTCGAAGAATTGAAGACGATGCAAACAATAGGAGATGAATAG
- a CDS encoding aminoglycoside 6-adenylyltransferase, which yields MEKINLFINKVNEFASNNEVIEGVAVAGSFISRELDEYSDIDFVIVLKDGTQYQKKEMVDFAKNFGPLLSTFTGEHVGEKRLLICLYENPFLHVDFKFIQLSELKERIENPVFIYQNNERIPSIIESTKAEWPNPDFQWIEDRFWVWIHYAGTKLGRGEYFETIDFLSFVRNTVLGPLLHLKNKSLPRGVRKLEFIIDPSDLEKLKSTIPSYDFRSIKDSILSSVKLYQELRLALYNSEIKNLSEAENYALGYLNNINN from the coding sequence ATGGAAAAGATAAATCTATTCATCAATAAAGTGAATGAATTCGCTTCGAATAACGAAGTAATAGAAGGCGTCGCGGTAGCAGGCTCATTCATTTCCAGAGAACTTGATGAATATTCTGATATTGATTTTGTGATAGTTTTGAAAGATGGAACTCAATACCAGAAAAAAGAAATGGTCGATTTCGCAAAAAATTTCGGACCTTTGTTATCAACATTTACCGGCGAACATGTTGGAGAGAAAAGGTTATTAATTTGTCTATATGAGAATCCATTTCTCCATGTCGATTTTAAGTTTATCCAACTTTCTGAACTAAAGGAAAGAATAGAAAATCCCGTTTTTATTTACCAGAACAACGAACGGATCCCATCAATCATCGAATCAACGAAAGCAGAATGGCCGAATCCTGATTTCCAATGGATAGAAGATAGATTTTGGGTTTGGATACATTATGCCGGAACTAAATTAGGAAGAGGAGAGTATTTTGAGACAATCGATTTCTTATCATTCGTAAGAAATACGGTTTTAGGTCCTCTGCTTCACCTTAAAAATAAATCTCTACCTCGGGGAGTTAGGAAATTAGAATTTATCATCGATCCAAGCGATCTTGAAAAACTAAAATCCACAATTCCTAGCTATGATTTTAGATCAATTAAGGACAGCATACTGAGTTCAGTTAAGCTATACCAAGAACTGAGATTGGCACTTTATAATTCTGAGATCAAAAACTTATCCGAAGCAGAGAATTACGCTTTGGGATATTTAAATAATATTAACAATTAA
- a CDS encoding SRPBCC family protein: MSKEKTSFVYVTYIRSTPEKVFEAIMKPEITRLYWGHENISDWKPGATWEHVRANDRTVNIVGKVVEVVPPTRLVISWASPSQAADPESYSRVTFNIEAYDDMARLTVTHDELEAGSGMAKGIQQGWPIVLSSLKSLLETGQGIDVFAKPKSASSGNLS; this comes from the coding sequence ATGAGTAAAGAGAAAACTAGCTTTGTCTACGTAACATATATACGCTCGACACCGGAGAAGGTGTTCGAGGCAATTATGAAACCTGAGATTACACGCCTCTATTGGGGACATGAAAATATTTCCGACTGGAAACCTGGTGCAACCTGGGAACATGTGCGTGCTAACGATCGTACAGTGAATATTGTAGGAAAGGTGGTCGAAGTTGTTCCGCCGACTCGTCTTGTCATTTCTTGGGCGAGTCCTTCACAAGCAGCCGATCCTGAAAGTTATAGTCGAGTGACTTTTAATATAGAAGCTTATGACGATATGGCGAGATTAACGGTTACTCACGATGAACTAGAAGCAGGTAGCGGAATGGCGAAAGGGATCCAACAAGGTTGGCCGATCGTTCTTTCCAGTCTGAAATCTTTATTGGAAACGGGACAGGGTATTGATGTATTTGCTAAGCCAAAGTCTGCTTCCAGTGGGAATCTCTCATGA
- a CDS encoding SRPBCC domain-containing protein translates to MKADIKELKVELRGEREVVATRYFAAPRQLVFDCFTKPELMLRWLTGPEGWKLESIKNDLRVGGNYLYVFVDQNGTRMGVYGKFLEVIVPEKIANNENYATDMSTFNPDGPQNPDATVESRTFTTEGNLTLMTHMVKFASAEVREAEIGAVEAWKDLCIVLDKLLEELLG, encoded by the coding sequence ATGAAAGCAGATATAAAAGAACTGAAGGTAGAGCTTCGAGGCGAAAGAGAAGTTGTCGCTACACGTTATTTTGCCGCGCCTCGTCAATTGGTATTCGATTGTTTTACAAAACCGGAGTTGATGCTTCGTTGGTTGACTGGTCCCGAAGGTTGGAAACTAGAGAGTATAAAGAATGATCTTAGGGTTGGCGGTAATTATTTATACGTCTTTGTAGATCAAAATGGAACCAGAATGGGCGTTTATGGAAAATTCCTCGAGGTAATCGTGCCTGAGAAAATAGCGAATAACGAGAATTATGCGACAGACATGTCCACGTTTAATCCGGATGGTCCACAAAATCCGGATGCTACTGTAGAGTCGCGCACCTTTACAACTGAAGGCAATCTAACTCTAATGACTCACATGGTCAAATTCGCTTCTGCAGAAGTGCGAGAGGCGGAAATTGGTGCAGTTGAAGCTTGGAAGGATCTTTGCATAGTACTCGATAAACTATTGGAAGAGCTCCTAGGATAA
- a CDS encoding VOC family protein: MAVKRMDNVGIVVEDLPSTIAIFQEIGLELEGQMRVEGSWADHVVGLEGMQVDMAMMKTPDGHSRLELSKFIRPKPISREPKNAPSNTLGYLRVMFAVTDIKDTVTRLEKHGVTLVGKLEQYEDTYLLCYLRTPEGFIIALAEELK; the protein is encoded by the coding sequence ATGGCAGTGAAACGAATGGACAATGTTGGTATTGTTGTGGAAGACCTTCCATCCACGATTGCTATATTCCAAGAAATAGGTTTAGAGTTAGAAGGACAAATGAGAGTCGAAGGATCCTGGGCGGACCACGTAGTAGGGCTTGAAGGAATGCAAGTCGATATGGCGATGATGAAAACACCCGATGGACATAGTCGACTGGAATTGTCTAAATTTATAAGACCGAAACCAATAAGTCGGGAACCGAAGAATGCTCCCTCCAACACTTTAGGTTATCTTCGTGTAATGTTTGCAGTCACAGATATCAAAGACACTGTTACGCGACTGGAAAAGCATGGAGTTACGCTCGTTGGTAAATTGGAACAGTACGAAGATACTTATCTTCTATGTTATTTGCGAACCCCTGAAGGATTTATCATCGCACTCGCCGAAGAACTCAAATAA
- a CDS encoding adenylate/guanylate cyclase domain-containing protein, protein MKKVNDMLNAIREWFQAKKITSGLTQSESRPVRTTFYTQLSMLMIPTLLVVSIYFNEPPETHTFSFIHYFLLIIPLLFAFYLLRLRYYNLSAVITLVAVNYHLLALTMSQADDPAPLAFLLTSTLSFLMISKKFNTVRVVISILPLGLFLFSQYYYKVLGGHAIFGPPRWVVPAEYLMPPLVLLCFTFVLVVYQFVKAVDLAEAKLTEEHKKSEQLLLNILPEEIAQELKEKGVSEPRLHRSATVCFTDFKGFTQIAETLSPTELVAELDRCFSYFDSVMERHKLEKLKTIGDSYMFAGSIPESNRTHAVDCVMAALEIQAFMNQMKEIKANQGLPYWELRLGIHSGDLIAGVIGEKKFAYDVWSDTVNTASRCESSGIPGRINISGTTYELVKDFFDCEYRGAVPAKNKGEIEMYFVNGLLADLRRAGEDRIPNEEFRRRYKQLLTLPL, encoded by the coding sequence ATGAAAAAAGTAAATGATATGCTGAATGCGATACGAGAATGGTTTCAGGCTAAAAAAATCACTAGTGGTCTGACTCAATCCGAATCAAGGCCGGTCCGAACTACATTTTACACTCAATTGAGTATGCTTATGATTCCGACACTACTAGTTGTCTCAATCTATTTTAATGAACCTCCTGAAACCCATACCTTCTCTTTTATCCATTATTTCCTTCTTATCATTCCGTTACTATTTGCATTTTATTTATTAAGATTACGTTATTATAATTTATCTGCGGTAATTACATTAGTCGCTGTTAATTATCACCTTTTGGCGCTGACAATGTCTCAAGCGGATGATCCTGCACCGTTAGCGTTTCTGCTTACTTCCACTTTGTCATTTCTAATGATCTCTAAGAAGTTTAATACTGTAAGGGTCGTAATCTCTATTTTGCCATTAGGGCTTTTTCTTTTTAGCCAGTATTATTATAAAGTTTTAGGCGGGCATGCGATATTTGGTCCACCGAGATGGGTAGTACCTGCCGAATATCTTATGCCCCCTTTGGTCTTACTATGTTTTACTTTTGTTCTGGTTGTTTACCAATTTGTGAAAGCGGTAGATTTGGCAGAAGCAAAGTTAACGGAAGAGCATAAAAAGTCGGAGCAATTGCTTCTTAATATATTGCCGGAAGAAATTGCTCAAGAGTTGAAAGAGAAGGGAGTTTCAGAACCTCGCTTGCATCGTAGTGCAACGGTTTGTTTTACAGACTTCAAGGGTTTCACTCAGATTGCGGAAACTCTATCACCCACGGAACTCGTTGCGGAGCTTGATCGTTGTTTCTCTTATTTTGATAGTGTAATGGAGAGACATAAGCTCGAGAAGCTCAAGACGATCGGGGACAGTTACATGTTCGCGGGTAGTATCCCGGAATCGAATCGAACACATGCGGTCGACTGCGTGATGGCCGCTCTGGAAATCCAGGCCTTCATGAATCAAATGAAAGAAATTAAGGCGAACCAAGGCCTACCATACTGGGAGCTTCGACTCGGAATTCATTCCGGCGATTTGATAGCAGGTGTAATTGGCGAGAAGAAGTTTGCATATGACGTTTGGAGCGATACGGTCAATACCGCAAGCCGCTGTGAATCATCCGGTATTCCAGGTCGTATCAATATTTCCGGCACTACTTATGAATTGGTAAAAGATTTCTTCGACTGCGAATACAGGGGAGCAGTACCTGCCAAAAATAAAGGAGAGATTGAAATGTATTTTGTCAATGGGCTCTTGGCTGATCTTCGACGAGCAGGAGAAGATAGGATCCCAAACGAAGAGTTTAGGAGAAGATATAAGCAGCTTTTGACGCTCCCCTTATAA
- a CDS encoding prohibitin family protein — translation MTRFQLLTKSLSLFALLSLSLLAGTGCYTNIRPGEAGLRYHPLTSGLQKDLLTNAIYFYAPWNDVVLYQTQWTSYKEKVDVLTRDDLTINVVAAVILRPVPGEIYNLQIEIGPDYYEKVVRPQFRTSVRNALSAYSMIKISKETPKVSQDIRQALGEKLRGKHVEIDDVIIDDIEYSRPILTAIEGKLTKEQEQEQMKFEINIAKKDAEITVIHAEAKAKSTVIEAEGTAQATVIEAQARAKAQKMIAAQLTKQYIQLKAFENPNTKLLFVPTGKDSLPMIINTPSDGPKAIDLPPAGDK, via the coding sequence ATGACCAGGTTTCAATTATTAACAAAAAGTTTGAGTTTGTTTGCCCTTCTTTCTCTGAGCTTGCTCGCGGGAACGGGTTGTTATACGAATATTCGTCCGGGAGAGGCGGGACTCAGATATCACCCTTTGACAAGCGGGTTACAAAAGGACCTATTAACGAACGCAATATATTTCTATGCTCCATGGAACGATGTAGTCTTATACCAAACCCAGTGGACCTCCTATAAGGAGAAGGTAGATGTACTTACCAGGGATGATTTGACCATTAACGTTGTGGCAGCGGTCATTCTAAGGCCTGTCCCGGGAGAAATTTATAATCTTCAAATAGAAATAGGTCCGGATTATTACGAAAAAGTGGTGCGTCCTCAATTTAGGACATCAGTCCGTAATGCATTATCCGCTTATAGTATGATCAAAATTTCTAAGGAAACGCCTAAGGTCTCTCAGGATATTCGCCAAGCTTTGGGAGAAAAGTTAAGAGGAAAACATGTAGAAATAGATGATGTGATCATAGATGATATAGAATATAGCCGACCTATCCTGACTGCAATCGAAGGTAAACTTACCAAAGAGCAAGAACAGGAACAGATGAAATTCGAGATCAATATAGCGAAGAAGGATGCGGAAATCACGGTGATCCATGCAGAAGCTAAAGCAAAATCCACAGTGATTGAAGCGGAGGGAACTGCACAAGCAACCGTAATCGAAGCGCAAGCAAGAGCTAAAGCACAAAAGATGATCGCTGCCCAGTTGACAAAACAATATATTCAGCTCAAGGCTTTCGAAAATCCGAATACGAAACTTTTATTTGTGCCTACTGGAAAGGATTCCCTTCCTATGATCATAAATACTCCTTCGGATGGCCCTAAAGCTATCGATCTTCCTCCAGCAGGAGATAAATAA